One segment of Nitrososphaerota archaeon DNA contains the following:
- a CDS encoding AAA family ATPase produces the protein MQNMFKNLQYLKVRLNNIRTFQDKEFEFYKGINLIVGNNGTGKSTLVSSPYIGMYGRVPSSTITLKKLITRGEKRGEIEVILEDTEYNKLQIRREYPNLTEIYLNNTKLSSIDEVFDSEVMKLIYANLLDKIDFTSYINLDDYYEKMKKVKDLVEKEIASIQSEITSCEFVITNYQNQSIEKQNQRQQYSDELTIIKSTIDELIKSLPINQDEILEKYTQLNYIMSNFIQLKNKFLEEKRQSINLEIMKNRQEIGNIQNQYNIEVQELQNYYSNLLNEIQNKYNLEIASLQGNISNIDTQLTKLQNLHSLPNSTCPVCNSKVDKVHLEKEMNNLITEKNKVISEIKRLEKERDDEIALKRNEYLDKVEQIKSKYLPSFEKLNHIIDTLTSQLNTISITNDDVAISYGYSSYSQLINKYNIVKKQVTDIDNLRKYQQKLDYYTKFIESLDNEILKLQKDIQNITKKKKQLENKLTEKLITKDILDRLLDKKKIRQFVLSRIVDKINTLSSVITDLPIKLTAYVDDEKVGIIFKNSYGSEVQFEELSSGEKVVGIIISLFIYRKLLESLNCVVPKIIIFDELLDRLDYNNVYNVLYFLSKLDDHIILIVTHREDIIQLSEEIEMNVIRLN, from the coding sequence ATGCAAAATATGTTCAAAAATCTACAGTACCTAAAAGTTAGGCTGAATAATATAAGAACATTTCAAGATAAAGAATTTGAATTTTATAAAGGTATAAACCTTATTGTAGGAAATAATGGAACTGGAAAATCAACTTTGGTATCTTCACCATACATAGGTATGTATGGTAGGGTACCTTCTTCTACTATTACATTAAAGAAACTTATCACTAGAGGGGAGAAGAGGGGGGAAATTGAAGTAATATTAGAAGATACAGAATATAACAAGTTGCAGATAAGAAGAGAATATCCGAATTTAACTGAAATATATCTTAATAATACCAAATTATCTTCTATAGACGAAGTTTTTGATTCTGAAGTTATGAAACTAATCTATGCTAATTTACTAGATAAGATTGATTTTACAAGTTATATTAATCTAGACGATTATTATGAGAAAATGAAAAAAGTAAAAGATTTAGTAGAAAAAGAAATAGCATCTATCCAATCTGAAATAACTAGTTGTGAATTTGTTATAACTAACTATCAAAATCAATCCATAGAAAAACAAAATCAAAGACAACAGTATTCAGATGAACTAACTATTATTAAATCTACTATAGATGAACTTATAAAATCTCTACCTATAAATCAAGATGAGATATTAGAAAAGTATACTCAATTAAACTACATTATGAGTAATTTTATACAATTAAAAAACAAATTCTTAGAAGAGAAAAGACAGAGTATTAATTTAGAGATTATGAAAAACAGACAAGAGATTGGTAACATACAAAACCAATATAATATAGAAGTACAAGAATTACAAAATTATTACTCAAATTTGCTAAATGAGATACAGAATAAATATAACTTAGAAATTGCTTCATTACAAGGTAATATTTCAAACATAGATACACAACTAACAAAATTGCAAAATCTCCATTCATTACCAAATTCAACCTGTCCAGTTTGTAATTCTAAAGTAGATAAAGTTCATTTAGAAAAAGAGATGAATAATTTAATTACTGAAAAGAATAAAGTTATATCTGAAATTAAAAGGTTAGAAAAAGAAAGAGATGATGAAATAGCTTTAAAAAGAAATGAATATCTAGATAAAGTAGAGCAGATTAAAAGTAAATATTTACCTTCTTTTGAAAAGTTAAACCATATAATAGATACCCTAACTTCTCAACTAAATACTATATCTATAACTAATGATGATGTTGCTATTAGTTATGGTTACAGTAGTTATTCACAACTTATAAACAAATATAACATAGTTAAAAAACAAGTAACTGATATAGATAATTTAAGAAAATATCAACAGAAATTAGACTATTATACTAAATTTATCGAATCTCTAGATAACGAAATTTTAAAGTTACAAAAGGATATACAAAATATAACCAAGAAGAAAAAACAACTTGAGAATAAATTAACAGAGAAGTTAATTACAAAAGATATATTAGATAGACTATTAGATAAAAAGAAAATTAGACAATTTGTATTATCTAGAATAGTTGATAAAATCAACACTCTATCATCTGTAATAACAGATTTACCTATCAAATTAACAGCTTATGTAGATGATGAAAAAGTTGGAATTATATTTAAAAATTCATATGGGTCTGAAGTACAGTTTGAAGAATTAAGTTCTGGAGAGAAAGTAGTTGGTATAATCATAAGTTTATTTATCTATAGAAAACTATTAGAATCTCTAAACTGTGTTGTTCCGAAGATAATTATTTTTGATGAATTATTGGATAGATTAGATTACAATAATGTGTATAATGTGTTATATTTCTTATCAAAATTAGATGACCATATTATACTTATAGTAACACATAGAGAAGATATTATCCAATTATCTGAGGAAATAGAGATGAATGTTATTAGACTAAACTGA
- a CDS encoding 4Fe-4S cluster-binding domain-containing protein, with amino-acid sequence MDFDVLENVGSEIKLVDFCETFEGEFPFVGSFITMLRFAHCNLQCSWCDTDFSEAKVSVKLDQILESVTRTRNLMITGGEPGLHSSKIYTIISEILSTSTYVDKITVQTNGLIFKSSLDKRLTKEFDFRDFYYVWSPKFIDVGTTKQSFLYLMTLKEYVNLRHVYIKLVYDPLTKGFLSQFIDKVKELYGYEMLSKTAIMPLTSQEDKFGNYKETIEFCREKNVNFSPRIHMLYDVK; translated from the coding sequence ATGGACTTTGATGTTTTAGAAAATGTTGGTAGTGAAATTAAATTAGTTGATTTTTGTGAAACATTTGAAGGTGAATTTCCATTTGTTGGTAGTTTTATAACTATGTTAAGATTTGCTCATTGTAATCTACAATGTTCTTGGTGTGATACTGATTTTAGTGAAGCTAAAGTTTCTGTTAAATTAGACCAGATTCTAGAAAGTGTTACTAGAACAAGAAATTTAATGATAACAGGTGGAGAACCTGGATTACATAGTTCTAAAATTTATACCATAATATCAGAGATTCTATCAACTTCTACATATGTAGATAAGATAACTGTCCAAACAAATGGATTAATCTTTAAATCGTCATTAGATAAGAGATTAACTAAAGAATTTGATTTTAGAGATTTCTATTATGTATGGAGTCCGAAGTTTATCGATGTTGGAACTACTAAACAATCATTTCTTTATCTAATGACACTTAAAGAGTATGTAAATTTAAGACATGTTTATATTAAACTCGTTTATGATCCATTAACAAAAGGATTTTTATCTCAGTTTATAGATAAAGTTAAAGAACTATATGGTTATGAAATGTTGTCTAAAACAGCTATAATGCCATTAACATCTCAAGAAGATAAATTTGGAAATTATAAAGAAACTATTGAATTTTGTAGAGAAAAGAATGTTAATTTCTCACCAAGAATTCATATGTTATATGATGTTAAATAA
- the speD gene encoding adenosylmethionine decarboxylase, translating into MIGFGPHLMVDGYGSDKQILDSKEKLFDFLHTVPDKIGMTKITEPYVIYYSSDKKLEDRGYSGFVIIAESHISIHTFPEKEYFSLDIFSCKQFDINLALEVVESFFLPKKMEFNITNRGTEFPRDLGRVRNIVEKDRSRYSF; encoded by the coding sequence ATGATTGGGTTTGGTCCACATTTAATGGTTGATGGGTATGGTAGTGACAAACAAATACTTGATAGTAAAGAAAAATTGTTCGATTTCCTACATACAGTTCCAGACAAGATAGGTATGACTAAAATTACGGAACCATATGTTATCTACTATAGTAGTGATAAGAAACTAGAGGATAGAGGGTATTCTGGTTTTGTTATTATAGCTGAAAGTCATATATCAATACATACATTTCCAGAAAAAGAATATTTCTCCTTAGATATTTTTTCTTGTAAACAATTTGATATTAATTTAGCTCTAGAAGTTGTTGAGAGTTTTTTCTTACCAAAGAAAATGGAATTTAATATCACTAATAGAGGCACTGAGTTTCCGAGAGATTTAGGTAGAGTAAGAAATATTGTGGAGAAAGATAGAAGTAGATATAGTTTCTAA